One part of the Rutidosis leptorrhynchoides isolate AG116_Rl617_1_P2 chromosome 1, CSIRO_AGI_Rlap_v1, whole genome shotgun sequence genome encodes these proteins:
- the LOC139889372 gene encoding uncharacterized protein, translating into MDSILPKEVPAPRRWSAKLKNKNVNTQQLPKSNPVHVPYPRRLKEKPEKLGTFKLEGKFLDSMSIVPNQNRYIRRLSSTKERMPDSNKIPLGEECTALLRGANINLMPYSLFKRLELGDLLSTKVTIQLADHTIRYPKGIVENILVKVDRFLYPTDCVVMDIKEDLDIPIILGRPFMNMARTVIDVYNQTLVLRSHRECVTFKIDRPTNLFVQEEMFTISSSRITSDDESPPSSADTEMSYTT; encoded by the exons ATGGATTCTATCCTACCAAAGGAAGTACCTGCACCTCGAAGGTGGTCAGCAAAGCTAAAGAATAAGAATGTCAACACTCAGCAGCTGCCCAAGTCGAATCCAGTTCATGTACCATATCCTAGAAGACTAAAGGAGAAGCCTGAAAAGCTCGGCACCTTCAAGCTTGAAGGAAAATTCTTGGACTCTATGTCCATAGTTCCTAACCAGAATAGATACATACGAAGACTTTCCTCTACAAAGGAGCGGATGCCGGATTCCAACAAAATTCCACTGGGTGAAGAATGCACAGCATTACTCAGAG GAGCAAACATTAATCTTATGCCTTACTCTCTTTTTAAGAGATTAGAGCTAGGGGACTTGTTATCAACCAAAGTGACAATCCAACTTGCTGATCATACAATTCGTTATCCCAAAGGCATAGTTGAGAACATCTTGGTAAAAGTCGAccgattcttgtatcctacggattgcGTAGTGATGGACATCAAGGAAGACCTTGATatccctatcatcttaggaagaccGTTCATGAATATGGCTAGGACAGTCATCGACGTTTACAATCAAACCTTGGTCTTACGATCACATAGGGAGTGCGTTACATTTAAAATTGACAGACCTACCAATTTATTTGTACAGGAAGAGATGTTTACTATTTCCAGCagccggatcacttccgatgatgaatcTCCACCATCATCCGCCGACACAGAGATGAGCTACACCACCTGA